Sequence from the Candidatus Glassbacteria bacterium genome:
GCTTCCAATGATGATTGCGGGAGGCTGGATGTTTTATTATCGTTGGTGGCGGAAATTCAATGTTGAACTGATGGAACGGTAAGGGGAATAACATGCAGCAAATCCAGGTGAGAACCTCCGGCAGGACGGAGCTGAAAGATATCACCGCCGAGGTCCAGGAGGCGGTCGGCAGGCTGGGGGTGCGCGACGGAGTGGTGACAATCTATGTGCCGCACACTACCGCGGGAGTGACAATCAACGAGAACGCCGACCCCGACGTGGCTCATGATATACTTAAAGTAATAGATGAATTGATCCCATTTAATCATCCAACATACAGGCATATGGAGGGCAACAGCGCGGCGCATATCAAGAGCAGCCTGGTCGGCTGCAGCCAGAACGTGATTATCGAGGGCGGGCGGCTGCAACTGGGCACCTGGCAGGGGATTTATTTCGCGGAGTTCGATGGCCCCCGTACGCGTAAGGTGTGGGTGACAGCTTGTCCGGCGGGGTAGTTCAGGATATATTTTTCAGATTCAACCCGCTTCGCCGGAGACTGTCAAGCCCGGCCCGGGATTGAGAGTCATCACCCGGGGATTGCCCTTGGCTCTGAACGCCGCGACCATCTTCTCCGGCTCGTGGTGCAGCACGATTATCGTCCCCCCGCCGCCGGCCCCGGCCAGCTTGGCCCCCAGCGCGTCGTGCTCCAGCGCCAGCTCGATAAACTCGTCATTGGCCTTGCCGCTTGCTCCCAGGGCCTGCTGGATCTCGTGGTTGCGGTTCATCAGCCGGCCCAGCTCCTCCCAGTCGCCCAGCAGCAGGGCGCGTTTGCCCAGCCGGGCCAGTTCGCTGATCTCCTTGTAACCATCCACCACCACCGGGTCGCCATCCAGCCAGCGCTCGCGCACGGGCCGCAGCACGCTGCCCGATACCCGCTGCACGCCGGTATGGATCAGCACGAAAGGGAGTTCACTTAGATGGGCGGCCAGCGGCTCGACAGTGGCGAACACCTCTTCGCTCAGGTCGCGGTAGACTTCCTTGGCGCGGAAATCGAGGTAGTTGATCCC
This genomic interval carries:
- a CDS encoding YjbQ family protein gives rise to the protein MQQIQVRTSGRTELKDITAEVQEAVGRLGVRDGVVTIYVPHTTAGVTINENADPDVAHDILKVIDELIPFNHPTYRHMEGNSAAHIKSSLVGCSQNVIIEGGRLQLGTWQGIYFAEFDGPRTRKVWVTACPAG